Proteins co-encoded in one Malus domestica chromosome 09, GDT2T_hap1 genomic window:
- the LOC103444163 gene encoding uncharacterized protein: MALLGLGYGFPQSPGPLLPLHRKPKPTLKFAAFRCSAAEPSNQITFRTCKNCKTQFDPSLNNPRACRFHTAHFGGETKRKFESVHTGGTMNTPDSGKVVQYWHCCGSEDPFDPGCTAAPHSSYDD, translated from the exons ATGGCTCTGCTGGGTTTGGGTTATGGTTTTCCTCAGTCACCGGGTCCTCTGCTTCCTCTTCATCGGAAGCCGAAACCCACATTGAAATTCGCCGCCTTTCGATGCTCTGCGGCAGAACCCAGCAACCAAATAACCTTCAGGACCTGCAAGAATTGCAAAACCCAGTTCGACCCCTCCCTCAATAACCCCCGGGCTTGCCGCTTTCACACCGCTCATTTCGGAG GCGAAACAAAGAGAAAGTTTGAGAGTGTACACACTGGGGGGACCATGAATACTCCTGACTCTGGCAAAGTTGTTCAATACTGGCATTGCTGTGGGTCTGAAGATCCCTTTGACCCTGGATGCACTGCTGCTCCTCACTCATCCTACGATGACTGA
- the LOC103444164 gene encoding uncharacterized protein, with product MATNRKSNEDDEPNGAPETDRWYSLTLGSSFVDHRPSPKFCTLRYEFKPASIDKNQPGLLHKSKDNRVALEFHNNQHGKPKVTFEGVSEDHKKDEAVLFFDGEGFRLERLHRAVKRLRHVRLPGESTAPVAAVTSTLVSAVESYSPPTGGKGPKLQSLNKDILPNMPPVEMKEIDNNSSACLDPGPKPETGENFDCPPSLPNPPTASPDAQRSDEMEEEVDVVIDDDDNEDDGDNDDDISEKGRSPGKEFHTGIDINLPHPGVMDDEIADADVSDDVMYNGPNAAKALRGQVNAEVGEKHTDMDDEVVDVSDDMMDNGPNAAEALKAQVNAEVGEKQTYLDDEIVDVSDDVMDNGPNAAEALRAQVNAEVGEKETSSSNDTSESESSSGSGSGSESESESESSSSDNESSEGGDSVNSI from the exons ATGGCGACGAATCGGAAGAGCAACGAAGACGACGAGCCAAACGGTGCTCCGGAGACCGACCGGTGGTACAGCCTAACCCTAGGTTCTTCCTTCGTGGACCACCGTCCCTCCCCCAAGTTCTGCACCTTACGCT atgAATTTAAACCGGCTTCAATTGACAAGAACCAACCAGGGTTGTTACACAAGAGCAAGGACAATAGAGTTGCATTAGAATTTCACAACAACCAACACGGAAAACCCAAAGTGACTTTTGAAGGTGTGAGTGAGGATCACAAGAAAGACGAGGCCGTTTTGTTCTTTGACGGTGAGGGTTTTCGATTGGAGAGGTTGCACCGAGCAGTGAAGCGGTTGAGGCATGTCAGGCTGCCCGGTGAATCTACAGCTCCAGTGGCCGCAGTCACGAGTACATTAGTTTCAGCGGTGGAATCTTATTCTCCACCAACCGGTGGCAAAGGACCAAAGCTTCAGTCTTTGAACAAGGACATTCTTCCTAATATGCCGCCG GTGGAGATGAAAGAAATTGATAACAACAGCTCAGCGTGCTTAG ACCCAGGGCCAAAACCTGAAACCGGCGAGAATTTTGACTGTCCACCTTCCTTACCAAATCCACCAACTGCATCTCCTGATGCACAAAGAAGCGATGAAATGGAGGAAGAAGTGGATGTTGTCATTGATGATGATGACAATGAAGATGACGGTGataatgatgatgatatatCTGAGAAGGGAAGATCTCCTGGAAAGGAATTTCACACCGGCATTGACATTAACTTACCTCATCCAGGAGTTATGGATGATGAGATTGCTGATGCGGATGTAAGTGATGATGTGATGTATAATGGCCCAAATGCTGCCAAAGCGCTCAGAGGTCAGGTTAATGCTGAGGTGGGAGAGAAGCACACTGATATGGATGATGAGGTTGTGGATGTAAGTGATGATATGATGGATAACGGCCCAAATGCTGCAGAAGCCCTCAAAGCTCAGGTGAATGCCGAGGTGGGAGAGAAGCAGACTTATCTGGATGATGAGATTGTGGATGTAAGTGATGATGTGATGGATAATGGCCCAAATGCTGCTGAAGCCCTCAGAGCTCAGGTGAATGCCGAGGTGGGAGAGAAAGAGACGTCAAGCTCAAACGATACTAGTGAGAGTGAGAGTAGCAGTGGAAGCGGAAGCGGAAGCGAAAGTGAAAGCGAGAGTGAGAGTAGCAGCAGTGATAATGAAAGCAGTGAAGGTGGCGACTCAGTAAATTCTATCTAG